The Triticum aestivum cultivar Chinese Spring chromosome 5A, IWGSC CS RefSeq v2.1, whole genome shotgun sequence genomic sequence TCACACATCTGCATGGGGGTATCACACGATTATTGTTCATCATAGGGTTACAAAATGATGATCGATTCAGAGTAAAACTAACTGTCACGTACTCATCGGTATTCTTTTTGCAGGAGAAGAAGTTACATTTGTTCCTAAAAGGCTCCAGGTAGCTGATCAGGTCATCAGATAATCCTCTGGACTGAGTTCctacttcttcaccgattgcttgCAGTTGCTACGAATCACCAAAACAATAGTGAAAAGTTGCTCAGAAATGAGATTTTTCATGTGCTACAAGATGTCAATCAAAGTGTGTCTCTTTATGCCCAATTGTTTTTGATGTCAAATCAAGGGAACAAAGTAGTAGTATAACACAACCTTAAACCTTTTGTATGGGAGCAGGTAGTATATATAAGTGAACTACATTGGCACAATATGTGTTCAGAAAATTGTTTGTTCTCTCAAAACCGTCAAAGAACGTTTACTCGGCAAAAGCAAAACAGCATACCTCGTATGACATATTATCCGGATCGACATTATCTTCTGTCGCCACCTGCATATGCAGATTGTCATCAACTCATCATTCCGTGACCCCTTCAAAAAATTCAGTGCACACATTTGGAATCCCTTTCCAAGGAATGTGCTGATGATCCCAATGAGGCAACCAAAGGAAACAAAAGAGTAGAGAAGCAACAAACCTGAGCTGCATTATTGGCAGGCCTATACTCAACAGCTGGTGATGATGGTTCCAAGGACACGCTGCCTAAAAACAATGCACCATCAACATGTAGCACGCGTGAGCATCAGTTGATTACAGCTAATGAATCCACCTCAAACAACGCAAAAGATGCTCGGAGATTGGGAGTAGTAGCACCACTATATTATTACCG encodes the following:
- the LOC123104476 gene encoding E3 ubiquitin-protein ligase BIG BROTHER isoform X1, with product MAAPNTYAVHLSSETHKIEAWCESDEALAKQLQEEEDSLATREFAGSVSLEPSSPAVEYRPANNAAQVATEDNVDPDNMSYEQLQAIGEEVGTQSRGLSDDLISYLEPFRNKCNFFSCKKNTDEYVTVSFTLNRSSFCNPMMNNNRVIPPCRCVICKSSYKSLQKLIRLPCSHCYHANCITRWLKINKACPVCNEEVFG